From Pseudomonas sp. StFLB209, a single genomic window includes:
- a CDS encoding Dps family protein produces MAIDIGISEEDRKSIVDGLSHLLADTYVLYLKTHNFHWNVSGPMFRTLHLMFEEQYNELALAVDSIAERIRALGFPAPGTYSTYARLSSIKEEEGVPHAEDMIRSLVQGQEAVVRTARSIFPLLDKVSDEPTADLLTQRMQVHEKTAWMLRSMLETR; encoded by the coding sequence ATGGCAATCGATATCGGCATCAGTGAAGAGGATCGCAAGTCGATCGTTGACGGACTTTCCCATCTGTTGGCGGATACTTATGTGTTGTACCTCAAGACGCACAACTTTCACTGGAACGTCAGCGGGCCAATGTTTCGCACGCTGCACCTGATGTTCGAAGAGCAATACAACGAACTGGCCCTGGCAGTGGACTCCATCGCTGAGCGTATTCGTGCGCTTGGTTTTCCGGCGCCGGGCACCTACTCGACCTACGCGCGTCTGTCTTCCATCAAGGAAGAAGAGGGTGTGCCGCATGCCGAGGACATGATCCGCAGCCTGGTTCAGGGGCAAGAGGCCGTGGTCCGCACTGCGCGGAGCATTTTTCCGCTGCTCGACAAGGTCAGTGATGAGCCGACCGCAGACCTGCTGACCCAGCGTATGCAGGTGCATGAAAAGACAGCATGGATGCTGCGCTCGATGCTCGAAACCCGCTGA
- a CDS encoding ribbon-helix-helix domain-containing protein yields the protein MIMVRDVEREVGEPGGLGAVSEDPFIEGFSMALAQPHSKSVRLNGLATCLRLENVYWNVLSTIARSNNCSINAVLSNIDREVHLRYGGVKNFSGLIRVVCVAHLLKAQVRL from the coding sequence ATTATCATGGTTCGAGATGTTGAACGTGAGGTCGGTGAGCCAGGAGGCTTGGGTGCGGTGTCCGAAGATCCCTTTATAGAAGGGTTCAGCATGGCGCTGGCCCAGCCCCATTCCAAGTCGGTCAGGCTCAATGGCCTGGCGACTTGCCTGCGGCTTGAAAATGTCTACTGGAATGTCCTGTCGACGATTGCTCGGTCGAACAACTGTTCAATCAATGCCGTGCTGTCGAATATCGATCGGGAGGTTCATCTGCGTTACGGTGGGGTCAAGAATTTCAGTGGTCTGATTCGGGTCGTGTGCGTAGCCCATCTGCTCAAGGCGCAAGTCCGGCTTTGA
- the aspS gene encoding aspartate--tRNA ligase has product MMRSHYCGQLNESLEGQEVTLCGWVHRRRDHGGVIFLDIRDREGMAQVVFDPDRAETFAAADRVRSEFVVKIVGKVRARPAGAANTNIASGAIEILGYELEVLNESETPPFPLNEFSDVGEETRLRYRFIDLRRPEMAEKLRLRSRITSSIRRYLDDNGFLDVETPILTRATPEGARDYLVPSRTHPGSFFALPQSPQLFKQLLMVAGFDRYYQIAKCFRDEDLRADRQPEFTQIDIETSFLNEEDIIGLTETMVRQLFKEVLGVEFGEFPHMPFEEAMRRYGSDKPDLRIPLELVDVADQLNAVDFKVFSGPANDPKGRVAALRVPGAANMPRSQIDDYTKFVGIYGAKGLAYIKVNERAKGVEGLQSPIVKFIPEANLNVILDRVGAVDGDIVFFGADKFKVVSEALGALRIKLGNDLNLHTCEWAPMWVVDFPMFEENDDGSFSALHHPFTAPKCSPEELEANPGAALSRAYDMVLNGTELGGGSIRIHRKEMQQAVFRLLGIAEDEQQEKFGFLLDALKYGAPPHGGLAFGLDRLVMLMTGAQSIREVIAFPKTQSAADVMTQAPGVVDAKALRELHIRLREQQKAE; this is encoded by the coding sequence ATGATGCGCAGCCACTATTGCGGCCAACTGAACGAGAGTCTGGAAGGTCAGGAAGTTACCCTTTGCGGATGGGTCCATCGTCGTCGTGACCACGGGGGAGTGATCTTCCTCGATATCCGTGACCGTGAAGGTATGGCCCAAGTGGTCTTCGATCCTGATCGCGCCGAGACCTTCGCCGCAGCCGACCGGGTCCGCAGCGAGTTCGTCGTCAAGATCGTTGGCAAGGTGCGCGCCCGCCCGGCCGGTGCTGCCAACACCAATATCGCTTCCGGCGCCATTGAAATCCTTGGCTATGAGCTGGAAGTGCTGAACGAGTCGGAAACGCCGCCGTTCCCGCTCAACGAATTCTCCGATGTCGGTGAAGAGACCCGCCTGCGGTATCGTTTCATCGACCTGCGTCGCCCGGAAATGGCAGAGAAGCTGCGGCTGCGCTCGCGCATCACCAGCAGCATCCGTCGTTACCTGGACGACAACGGCTTCCTGGACGTCGAGACGCCGATCCTGACGCGCGCTACGCCGGAAGGTGCTCGCGACTACCTGGTGCCAAGCCGTACCCACCCCGGCAGTTTCTTCGCTCTGCCGCAGTCGCCACAGCTGTTCAAGCAACTGCTGATGGTGGCGGGCTTTGATCGTTACTACCAGATCGCCAAGTGCTTCCGCGATGAAGACCTGCGTGCCGATCGTCAGCCTGAATTCACCCAGATCGACATCGAAACCAGCTTTTTGAACGAAGAAGACATCATTGGTCTGACCGAGACAATGGTTCGTCAACTGTTCAAGGAAGTGCTGGGCGTCGAGTTCGGCGAGTTCCCGCACATGCCTTTCGAAGAGGCCATGCGCCGTTACGGTTCGGACAAGCCTGACTTGCGCATTCCGCTGGAACTGGTCGACGTTGCCGATCAGCTCAATGCGGTCGACTTCAAGGTGTTCAGCGGTCCGGCCAACGATCCGAAAGGGCGTGTTGCCGCGCTGCGCGTTCCGGGTGCGGCGAACATGCCGCGTAGCCAGATCGATGATTACACCAAGTTCGTCGGTATCTACGGCGCCAAGGGGCTGGCTTACATCAAGGTCAACGAGCGCGCCAAGGGTGTCGAGGGGCTGCAGTCGCCGATCGTCAAGTTCATTCCTGAAGCTAACCTCAATGTGATCCTTGATCGTGTGGGCGCGGTCGATGGCGATATCGTGTTCTTCGGTGCCGACAAGTTCAAGGTTGTCAGCGAAGCTCTTGGCGCGCTGCGGATCAAGCTTGGTAACGATCTGAATCTGCACACCTGTGAATGGGCGCCGATGTGGGTTGTCGACTTCCCGATGTTCGAAGAGAACGATGACGGTTCGTTCTCGGCGCTGCATCACCCGTTCACGGCGCCAAAGTGCAGCCCTGAAGAGCTGGAAGCCAATCCGGGTGCCGCGTTGTCGCGTGCCTACGACATGGTGCTCAACGGTACTGAGCTCGGTGGTGGTTCCATTCGTATTCACCGCAAGGAAATGCAACAGGCGGTATTCCGTTTGCTGGGCATTGCCGAAGACGAGCAGCAAGAGAAGTTCGGCTTCCTGCTTGATGCACTGAAGTACGGTGCTCCACCGCACGGTGGTCTGGCCTTCGGTCTGGATCGCCTGGTGATGCTGATGACCGGCGCCCAGTCCATCCGTGAAGTCATCGCGTTCCCGAAAACCCAGAGTGCTGCAGACGTCATGACCCAGGCTCCGGGTGTGGTGGATGCCAAAGCCCTGCGTGAGCTGCACATCCGCCTGCGCGAGCAACAGAAAGCCGAATAA